From the genome of Xylocopilactobacillus apis:
TTTGAACGACTGTTTCTTCCAGTTCGTTTTCTTTTGTATCAAAATCTGCCATGAATGTTTTTCTCCTTCATCAATCCTAAAAGTCTAAACCAGCTTCTCTTGCACCATCAGCAAGAGCCATGACGCGACCATGATACACATATCCTCCACGGTCAAATACAACTTGCTTGATATTTTTATCAAGAGCGCGTTTGCCTAGAATTTCACCAACAGCTTTTGCTTGTTCAACTTTAGTACCTTTACGGTCAAAGTCTTTATCTAAGCTTGATGCACTCACAATAGTTGTTCCTTTGTCATCATCGATGATTTGGGCATAAATATTCGTATTGGAACGAAATACATTCAAGCGAGGCTTTTCAGCAGTACCGTTGATATGGAAACGCATCCGGCTATGACGTTTAAGTCGAATTTTATTTTTATCAATTTTTTTAATCATCTTAACTACTTACCTGTCTTTCCTTCCTTACGACGTACGTATTCATCATGATATCTGATTCCCTTACCCTTGTAAGGTTCAGGTGAACGAACTTCTCGTACTTCGGCAGCAAATTTACCAACAGATTCTTTGCTAATCCCAGAGATCACAATCTCAGTATTGGAAGGAACTTCAATTTTGATCCCTTCTGGGGCAGCCATCTCAACAGGATGAGAATATCCAACGTTTAATACTAATTTTGTTCCTTGCATTTGGGCACGATAACCTACACCGACCAAATCAAGATGTTTCTCATACCCTTTGGTCACACCTTCTACCATATTGGCAAAAAGAGCCCTTGTTGTACCATGGAGAGCTTTATATTGATCACTAATTCGATCAAATGAAACTTCGTTTCCTTCAGTCTTAATAGTAATTTCTGGACGAAAGTCTCTCGAAATGCTCCCTTTTGGCCCTTTGACTGTAATGGTGTTTCCATCTTGGGTCATTGTAACACCTTCTGGTATTACAACTTTTTTATAACCTATACGACTCATCTAAACACCACCTTTTACCATACGTAGGCGAGCACTTCGCCGCCTACCTCTTTTGCACGTGCTTCTTTATCAGACAATACTCCAGCGGAAGTTGATAAAATTGCAATCCCAAGACCATTTAGAACACGTGGTACATTATGGGATGATACATAAGTTCTTAATCCAGGTTTTGAAATACGTTTCAAACCAGATATAACTCTTTCGTTATCATATCCGTACTTAAGAAAAATAC
Proteins encoded in this window:
- the rplF gene encoding 50S ribosomal protein L6, which gives rise to MSRIGYKKVVIPEGVTMTQDGNTITVKGPKGSISRDFRPEITIKTEGNEVSFDRISDQYKALHGTTRALFANMVEGVTKGYEKHLDLVGVGYRAQMQGTKLVLNVGYSHPVEMAAPEGIKIEVPSNTEIVISGISKESVGKFAAEVREVRSPEPYKGKGIRYHDEYVRRKEGKTGK
- the rplR gene encoding 50S ribosomal protein L18, with protein sequence MIKKIDKNKIRLKRHSRMRFHINGTAEKPRLNVFRSNTNIYAQIIDDDKGTTIVSASSLDKDFDRKGTKVEQAKAVGEILGKRALDKNIKQVVFDRGGYVYHGRVMALADGAREAGLDF
- the rpsH gene encoding 30S ribosomal protein S8, with protein sequence MTLTDPIADYLTRIRNANMVKHEYLDVPASKIKISMSDILKREGFIRDYVVSEDNKQGVIRIFLKYGYDNERVISGLKRISKPGLRTYVSSHNVPRVLNGLGIAILSTSAGVLSDKEARAKEVGGEVLAYVW